The Deltaproteobacteria bacterium genome includes a region encoding these proteins:
- a CDS encoding BrnT family toxin: MTDYIFEWDNNKEIKNMGKHGFSFKEATEVFKDPQIVHFEDLAHSSEENRYYAVGKIRNGIVLTVRYTQEGNTIRIFGAAVWRKWRKFYEKRKNTESL; encoded by the coding sequence ATGACAGATTACATTTTTGAGTGGGATAATAATAAAGAAATTAAAAATATGGGCAAACATGGATTTTCTTTTAAAGAAGCGACCGAGGTTTTCAAGGATCCTCAAATTGTGCATTTCGAGGATTTGGCACATTCATCGGAAGAGAATCGCTATTATGCCGTGGGAAAAATCCGAAACGGAATTGTTCTGACAGTTCGTTACACTCAGGAGGGTAATACAATCCGTATTTTTGGAGCCGCTGTCTGGAGAAAATGGAGAAAGTTTTATGAAAAAAGAAAAAATACCGAATCCCTATAA
- a CDS encoding BrnA antitoxin family protein: MKKEKIPNPYKMKRIKGPVLTEEEFKRAKIRITTHLDDEVLDMLRQLARESGSKYQSILNQILRDALLGEKKGLFARIERLEKTVFKKRAT; this comes from the coding sequence ATGAAAAAAGAAAAAATACCGAATCCCTATAAGATGAAGAGAATTAAAGGGCCGGTTTTGACAGAAGAAGAATTTAAGCGGGCCAAAATTCGAATCACAACCCATCTTGATGATGAGGTTCTTGATATGTTGAGACAACTGGCACGAGAGTCTGGAAGCAAATACCAATCAATTCTAAATCAAATTTTACGCGATGCTTTATTGGGAGAAAAAAAGGGGCTTTTTGCCAGAATTGAACGCCTTGAAAAAACTGTTTTTAAAAAGAGAGCCACTTAA
- a CDS encoding carotenoid biosynthesis protein — protein MITFLHRPYVFAFLFVFLILATLHIGLWRTLIWLIWGYFTALLSEASSIRNGFPYGIYHYIYDNLRGEILVFGVPIWDSASYAFIAYASFATAWFLVEPYFWVHVARRNLLSEQSEREGEAPMALPLEGATRAPIIDPHVSPSRPFAVATLGAFLMMLADMVIDPVANLGEKWFLGKIYFYPHGGEYFDVPLTNFAGWFLVAFVILTGFQLMEKFIFARMKLPVFGAKRFPFQALLGPAFYFGILGFNLTMTYWVETYSLFAVSAGICTGIFLLLMRKLKYRAR, from the coding sequence GTGATCACTTTTCTGCATCGCCCCTATGTCTTTGCGTTTCTGTTTGTCTTTCTGATTTTGGCCACGCTTCACATCGGTCTCTGGCGCACCTTGATTTGGCTGATTTGGGGCTATTTTACAGCGCTTCTCTCGGAAGCTTCCTCCATTCGAAATGGTTTTCCGTACGGTATTTATCATTATATATATGACAATCTGCGCGGAGAAATTCTTGTCTTCGGCGTACCGATTTGGGATTCCGCTTCTTATGCTTTTATCGCCTATGCCTCTTTCGCCACCGCATGGTTTCTGGTGGAACCTTACTTTTGGGTTCACGTTGCTCGTAGAAATTTGCTCAGCGAGCAGAGCGAGCGTGAGGGGGAGGCTCCAATGGCTTTGCCATTGGAGGGAGCGACGCGAGCCCCTATAATAGACCCTCATGTGTCGCCATCACGGCCTTTTGCGGTTGCAACCTTGGGCGCGTTTTTGATGATGCTGGCGGATATGGTAATTGACCCCGTCGCAAATCTTGGTGAAAAATGGTTTCTCGGAAAAATTTATTTTTATCCCCACGGCGGAGAATATTTCGACGTCCCGCTCACAAACTTCGCCGGTTGGTTTTTGGTGGCCTTCGTGATCCTCACGGGTTTTCAGCTTATGGAAAAATTTATTTTTGCACGGATGAAATTGCCGGTCTTTGGCGCCAAACGCTTCCCCTTCCAAGCTTTGCTGGGTCCGGCATTTTACTTCGGCATTTTGGGATTTAATCTAACCATGACGTATTGGGTGGAAACTTATTCCCTGTTTGCCGTGTCCGCGGGAATTTGTACTGGAATATTCTTATTGCTGATGCGGAAATTAAAGTATAGAGCGCGTTAA
- a CDS encoding response regulator, whose product MANPRILIVDDNPVNVELLKAQLKPYNYTLDTAYDGEEALIKIQQTLPDLVLLDLMMPKISGYEVCRAVKQNKDTQFIPVIVITALSELDDKLKAIELGADDFLVKPFNKLELTTRIKSLLSLKALHDDVDRSENILFSLVKALEAKDSYTRGHSERVAYYATTLALRMGLPEKEIEILRRGALLHDIGKIGVKEEVLLKPGKLSFEEMDLIKTHPSVGFEICKPLKSLSPCLCCIRSHHERMDGEGYPDHLAGKNIPLPAKIISVVDSFDAMVTDRPYRNKMSQEQAVAIFTKERKEGQWDVDVLDAFLENLRKKK is encoded by the coding sequence ATGGCAAACCCACGCATCCTTATTGTTGATGATAATCCGGTTAATGTTGAACTCCTGAAAGCTCAGCTAAAGCCTTATAATTACACGCTGGATACCGCTTATGATGGTGAAGAAGCTTTAATTAAAATTCAGCAAACTCTTCCGGATTTGGTGCTTCTTGATCTCATGATGCCCAAAATTTCGGGTTACGAAGTCTGCCGCGCTGTTAAACAAAACAAAGACACGCAATTTATTCCTGTGATCGTCATCACCGCCCTTTCCGAGTTGGACGACAAACTCAAGGCCATTGAACTGGGCGCCGATGATTTTTTGGTCAAACCCTTTAACAAACTGGAGCTAACCACCCGGATCAAATCACTTCTCTCTCTTAAAGCGTTACATGACGACGTGGATCGTTCCGAGAATATTCTTTTTAGTCTCGTCAAAGCACTTGAAGCAAAAGACTCCTATACGCGCGGGCATTCGGAAAGAGTCGCCTATTACGCCACCACATTGGCTTTGCGGATGGGTCTGCCTGAAAAGGAGATCGAAATTTTGCGAAGGGGCGCGCTGTTGCACGATATCGGCAAAATTGGTGTCAAGGAAGAGGTGTTGCTGAAACCGGGAAAATTATCTTTCGAAGAAATGGATCTGATCAAAACGCATCCGTCGGTTGGTTTTGAAATTTGCAAACCATTGAAATCGCTGTCTCCTTGTTTGTGTTGTATTCGCTCCCATCATGAACGAATGGACGGAGAGGGATACCCGGACCATCTCGCGGGCAAAAATATTCCTTTACCTGCCAAAATTATTTCCGTGGTGGACAGTTTTGATGCCATGGTAACCGACCGCCCCTACCGGAATAAAATGTCGCAGGAACAAGCCGTCGCCATCTTCACAAAAGAAAGGAAAGAGGGTCAATGGGATGTAGATGTTCTCGACGCTTTCCTTGAAAATCTCAGGAAGAAAAAGTGA
- a CDS encoding endonuclease III domain-containing protein, translating into MHKHYGPLHWWPGESPFEVMVGAILTQNTAWTNVEKAIINLKKKNLLEPRKLYHLKPTVLANLIRPAGFFRVKTQRLRNFLKFLLEECEGDISKLKRQPLDQLRQKLLAVNGVGPETADSILLYALGKPIFVIDAYTKRIFSRHDLAKKDIDYHALQKLLMTHFKPDVVFYNEYHAQLVNIGKDFCRTKPRCEKCPLNGFRRALV; encoded by the coding sequence ATGCACAAGCATTATGGCCCTCTGCATTGGTGGCCCGGGGAGTCTCCGTTTGAGGTGATGGTTGGGGCGATCCTGACACAAAACACGGCATGGACGAATGTTGAAAAAGCCATCATCAATCTTAAAAAGAAAAATCTTTTGGAACCTCGCAAGTTATATCATCTGAAGCCGACGGTGTTGGCGAATTTAATCCGTCCGGCCGGATTTTTTCGGGTCAAAACCCAACGTCTCCGCAATTTTCTGAAATTTTTATTGGAAGAATGTGAGGGCGATATTTCAAAACTCAAACGCCAGCCATTAGATCAACTTCGCCAAAAATTGTTGGCGGTGAATGGAGTCGGCCCCGAAACGGCCGATTCAATTTTGTTGTACGCTCTGGGAAAACCAATTTTTGTGATTGATGCGTATACGAAACGGATTTTTTCCCGTCATGATCTAGCGAAAAAAGATATCGACTATCATGCGTTGCAGAAACTTTTGATGACCCACTTCAAACCCGATGTTGTGTTTTACAACGAATACCACGCCCAACTGGTCAATATCGGCAAAGATTTTTGCCGCACCAAACCGCGTTGTGAAAAATGCCCGCTGAATGGATTCAGAAGGGCCTTGGTTTAA
- a CDS encoding ATP-binding protein, producing the protein MFRDILNELEQWKIHPLRKPLVLKGARQVGKSWAVQEFGKTFSSFVSINFEKEKDARIFFEGDIRIADLIDRLSLYSGKKIIPGETLLFFDEIQDCENAIASLRYFKEELPDLHVIAAGSLIDFVLEKTGLPVGRVQFLHLFPISFGEYLIAIGRDDLRQNILTSEVDPVIHHQILEQLKTYMCIGGMPAVVQAWISYKDIMLCQEAQDEIINTYRQDFIKYARRQQIEYVTKVFDAIPLQLGRKFKYTNVDPDMNLQPIKNALSLLEKAGIALPVYHSSGQGVPLGAAKDTKKFKIFFFDVGLAQRILGLDLKSWVVMKLKIANIGAIAEQLVAQEFMAYSPPKIRQELYYWHKESPSSNAEVDFLFVKGGEIVPVEIKSGVRGGLKSMQIFLDTHPASKYGLKISENQFSYHSKIREIPLYGIEAWLKGDSIKKN; encoded by the coding sequence ATGTTTAGAGATATTTTAAATGAATTGGAACAATGGAAAATCCATCCATTGAGAAAGCCCCTTGTTTTAAAAGGGGCAAGACAAGTGGGTAAATCATGGGCGGTTCAAGAATTTGGAAAAACTTTTTCCTCGTTTGTTTCGATCAATTTTGAAAAAGAAAAAGACGCTAGGATTTTTTTTGAGGGCGACATTAGAATCGCTGATCTCATTGACCGCCTCTCGCTTTATTCGGGGAAAAAAATTATTCCCGGTGAGACTCTCCTGTTCTTCGATGAAATTCAGGATTGCGAAAATGCAATTGCATCCCTGCGCTATTTTAAGGAAGAACTTCCCGATCTCCACGTTATTGCCGCGGGTTCCTTGATTGATTTTGTTCTGGAAAAAACCGGTTTGCCGGTCGGTCGTGTGCAATTTTTGCATCTTTTTCCAATTTCCTTTGGGGAATACCTGATCGCCATCGGCAGGGATGATTTGCGGCAAAATATTTTAACATCCGAAGTTGATCCGGTGATTCATCATCAAATTCTTGAACAATTAAAAACCTATATGTGCATTGGCGGCATGCCAGCAGTGGTTCAGGCATGGATTAGTTACAAAGACATAATGTTGTGTCAGGAGGCACAGGATGAAATCATCAATACCTATCGTCAGGACTTCATCAAATATGCCAGGCGCCAACAAATAGAATATGTTACGAAGGTTTTTGACGCGATTCCTCTCCAGCTTGGCAGGAAATTTAAATACACGAACGTCGACCCGGATATGAATTTGCAACCAATAAAAAATGCACTTTCTCTTTTGGAAAAGGCAGGCATTGCTTTGCCAGTTTATCATTCTTCTGGTCAAGGAGTGCCTCTGGGGGCCGCAAAAGACACAAAGAAGTTCAAGATTTTTTTCTTCGATGTCGGGCTTGCACAGAGAATATTAGGTCTCGATTTGAAGAGCTGGGTGGTCATGAAATTGAAAATTGCAAATATAGGTGCGATTGCAGAGCAACTTGTAGCCCAAGAGTTTATGGCCTACTCGCCGCCAAAGATAAGACAAGAACTCTATTACTGGCACAAGGAATCTCCATCGAGCAATGCTGAAGTCGATTTTTTGTTTGTAAAAGGCGGGGAGATAGTTCCGGTGGAAATCAAATCTGGCGTGCGCGGGGGCTTGAAAAGCATGCAGATATTTTTAGATACACATCCTGCCTCCAAATATGGACTAAAAATCTCCGAGAACCAATTTTCCTACCATTCAAAAATCAGAGAAATCCCGCTGTATGGAATCGAAGCGTGGTTGAAAGGCGACTCAATCAAGAAAAATTAA
- a CDS encoding insulinase family protein codes for MKPTLYTLSNGLKIVLEENHTAPVISFNALVCVGSADETEDEAGISHLIEHMLFKGTPTRPVGTIARDVEGAGGDINAYTSFDQTVYYINMATRFADRGLEILTDAIQNPTFDAAELEREKEVVLEEIRRERDNPSRFVGEMLFQKAYLKHSYGRPIIGFEKTVKSFSREKLFEYFHRWYTPKNMSFIVVGDFESEKLLKKIERSFGPWTMDHGPWTGNKTRIEEPPQLKTRMTISPDNIQSIHFNLGFHIPEITHADVPILDLLSHLLGGAKSSKLEQILKEKKRLVQNIYSYAYTPKDPGLMMLGGQLNISQAVPAFQTLWEIIERFQAEGPTNEELKRAKHNIRANEIYEKETVGGLAGKLAYFLATAQSLDFEEQYYQRLQNVTAEEVAQAAERYLKRENMTAALLIPEKEDNKNVRAKIEAALEKSSTHAKKIETKPHIIKTEPHLVKLPNGVKLILKEDHDLPIVAVCATSLGGILAENKINNGINSLIAQCWTKGTKRRTPLQIAHAVEEMAGQMDGFSGKNSLGLKAEFLSEYLHEGLNLFCEVLLEPKWDPKEVVKEKKLALEALKNQEDNLSSLAFIHFQKNLYPTHPYGMRMLGSKESLGNLTPNKLKSYYQKLITSKNLVMGVVGDFDSDEIVKYLQEKLKRLPNTKAIQTKHKEDPKPKSIQKIVTKKEKEQAHVVLGFMGTTMDSPDHPVLTVLNAILSGQGGRLFLELRDKLSLAYSVTSVLHEGMDPGYFAIYIGTEPSKVPTALKGIEVELKKIITDLVTKEEFERTKNYLVGTYELELQKNLSLAQGYAFNELYGMGYEEVKCYPEKIMKVTREDVLRVAKKYIDLDAYVLSIVAP; via the coding sequence ATGAAACCAACACTTTATACCCTTTCCAATGGCTTAAAAATCGTTCTCGAAGAAAATCATACCGCCCCCGTCATTTCGTTTAACGCGCTTGTTTGCGTGGGGAGCGCGGACGAAACAGAGGACGAGGCCGGAATCTCCCATTTAATCGAACATATGCTCTTCAAGGGAACGCCCACCCGCCCCGTGGGAACCATCGCGCGCGATGTGGAAGGGGCCGGCGGAGATATCAACGCCTACACCTCTTTCGACCAGACCGTTTATTACATCAACATGGCTACTCGTTTTGCCGACAGGGGGTTGGAAATTTTAACCGACGCCATTCAAAACCCCACTTTTGATGCCGCTGAACTGGAGCGTGAAAAAGAAGTTGTGCTTGAAGAGATTCGCCGCGAAAGAGACAATCCCTCCCGTTTTGTGGGGGAGATGCTCTTTCAAAAAGCGTATCTGAAGCACAGTTATGGGCGCCCTATTATCGGTTTTGAAAAAACAGTCAAATCTTTTTCCCGGGAAAAACTGTTTGAATATTTTCACCGCTGGTACACACCGAAGAATATGTCGTTCATTGTTGTCGGTGATTTTGAATCGGAAAAACTGCTCAAAAAAATCGAGAGAAGCTTTGGACCATGGACCATGGACCATGGACCATGGACAGGAAACAAAACGCGCATCGAAGAACCACCGCAGTTAAAAACGCGCATGACAATATCGCCCGATAATATTCAAAGCATTCATTTCAATTTGGGTTTTCACATTCCTGAAATCACACACGCGGATGTGCCCATCCTTGATCTTTTATCCCATCTTCTGGGAGGCGCAAAATCCTCTAAACTGGAACAAATTTTAAAAGAAAAAAAACGGCTCGTGCAGAATATTTATTCCTATGCCTACACACCCAAAGACCCGGGTTTGATGATGCTTGGCGGACAACTTAATATTTCACAAGCCGTCCCCGCGTTTCAAACATTATGGGAAATTATTGAGCGCTTTCAGGCAGAAGGTCCCACCAATGAAGAATTGAAACGCGCAAAACACAACATCCGCGCCAATGAAATTTATGAAAAAGAAACAGTCGGAGGTTTGGCCGGGAAATTGGCTTATTTTTTGGCAACGGCACAAAGTCTTGATTTTGAAGAACAGTATTATCAAAGATTGCAAAATGTCACCGCGGAGGAAGTAGCCCAAGCGGCAGAGCGATATCTAAAACGCGAAAACATGACCGCCGCTCTTTTGATTCCGGAAAAAGAAGACAATAAAAACGTGCGCGCAAAAATTGAGGCCGCGCTGGAAAAATCTTCCACTCACGCGAAAAAAATAGAAACCAAACCACACATCATTAAAACCGAACCCCATCTTGTAAAACTTCCCAATGGAGTAAAACTCATTCTTAAAGAAGATCACGATTTGCCGATTGTTGCGGTGTGCGCCACTTCTCTGGGGGGAATTCTGGCCGAGAATAAAATCAACAACGGCATTAACTCACTCATTGCACAGTGTTGGACCAAAGGCACAAAAAGACGCACTCCCCTGCAAATAGCACACGCCGTGGAAGAGATGGCGGGTCAGATGGACGGTTTTAGCGGAAAAAATTCTTTGGGACTTAAAGCAGAATTCCTCAGCGAATATCTCCACGAAGGACTCAATCTTTTCTGTGAGGTCTTGCTGGAACCAAAATGGGATCCCAAAGAAGTGGTCAAAGAAAAAAAACTGGCGCTCGAAGCATTAAAAAATCAGGAAGACAATCTTTCTTCGCTGGCCTTTATCCATTTTCAAAAAAATCTTTATCCCACACATCCCTATGGAATGCGCATGCTCGGTTCAAAGGAATCACTTGGGAATCTGACTCCTAACAAACTGAAAAGTTATTACCAAAAATTGATTACTTCGAAAAATCTCGTGATGGGGGTTGTGGGTGATTTTGATTCCGATGAAATTGTAAAATATCTGCAGGAAAAACTGAAACGGCTTCCCAACACAAAAGCAATTCAGACAAAACACAAAGAAGATCCAAAACCCAAATCGATCCAAAAAATTGTCACCAAAAAAGAAAAAGAACAGGCGCATGTGGTCTTGGGATTTATGGGCACCACCATGGATAGTCCGGATCACCCCGTGCTCACGGTTCTTAATGCGATTCTCTCGGGACAAGGCGGTCGTCTCTTTTTGGAATTACGCGACAAGTTAAGCCTCGCCTATTCGGTCACTTCTGTTTTGCACGAAGGGATGGACCCGGGTTATTTCGCCATTTATATCGGAACGGAACCTTCCAAAGTCCCCACCGCGTTGAAGGGAATTGAAGTGGAACTCAAAAAAATCATCACCGATTTGGTCACAAAAGAGGAATTTGAAAGAACAAAAAATTATTTGGTTGGAACCTACGAACTGGAACTGCAAAAAAATCTTTCCTTGGCGCAAGGCTATGCTTTCAACGAACTTTACGGAATGGGTTACGAAGAAGTAAAATGCTATCCGGAAAAAATCATGAAAGTAACAAGGGAAGATGTTCTGCGCGTCGCCAAAAAATACATCGATCTGGATGCGTACGTTTTATCGATTGTCGCACCTTAA
- a CDS encoding sensor histidine kinase, translating into MGGEFFLTNNGMMDAAQIADFIAGASSAEGVIENLALLEGGFLATGSDPSALFPATSSFLRNYQSGRSVDWNNLRLLIAGELRKFATNPELKQRWLMAVARLPWPRTVSKPAPQPFVRFATPEAVRAQLLAHLQVAPNGVGFSASSAETGETAAVRLGIGEGSEPMDRFSHASDRTVSERLAMARNIFDDFYALFERQEQAIRRLPKDDIESLIQIDVAFQKNFDERKKILLGLFPNPGEERFKTLVHDLKSSVEQLRTAIQLETEAGISDFREQKMTWQKAIDAIPSAQSFSEVTIFGGNSYPENFIKAELAKNFVAWIRAHHPASQSLEEGGVWLVTFSKKTAADSIEKEIALHDSPWPPDPKNDPVLKMSLSILGLTLHSVEADEIIVLRIGPFREKSEVELKKWRALAEGVDRPKAMAALGQLAVRAMVEGETAWQHLSEISGGTSEMAGPAWTLLKVWREIKQMAKITTRKELAQMVHRMLQKEHDQIIESLKENQPLKEICRRMVDFSWGVSAFVDAFEKQMEERNKEWKTDPEASAMFHDDIDNRLNYFALTGQSGLKPVAPEQRETIQMHLRDLLVRTGLMGTGPDELLRIVHQAVMQNVLAHIMGIKLQIDVPHGIILKMGDEQRSTLGTSLGELINNAIKHADGKEVTIKVSWNAKDKKITVSDDGHGIAEPEKVWEKGFREKSAGNVSGNGDGLYLVRERLRAMGGDIQVTSEIGKGSTFEISLPSDMVSVEK; encoded by the coding sequence GTGGGTGGCGAATTTTTTTTAACAAACAATGGGATGATGGATGCGGCTCAGATAGCCGATTTTATTGCTGGCGCCTCCTCAGCGGAGGGAGTTATTGAGAATTTGGCTCTGCTCGAAGGGGGATTTTTAGCGACCGGCAGTGATCCCTCCGCTCTTTTTCCCGCTACGTCTTCTTTTTTGAGAAACTATCAATCAGGACGATCTGTTGATTGGAATAATCTCCGTCTTTTGATTGCGGGTGAGTTGAGAAAATTTGCGACGAATCCGGAATTGAAACAACGTTGGCTGATGGCGGTGGCGCGTTTGCCTTGGCCTCGAACGGTTTCGAAACCGGCCCCCCAGCCATTCGTCCGTTTTGCCACTCCCGAAGCGGTAAGGGCTCAACTCCTTGCCCATTTGCAAGTAGCACCAAACGGTGTCGGCTTTTCTGCCTCAAGCGCAGAAACAGGAGAGACTGCCGCTGTTCGTCTGGGAATAGGGGAGGGATCAGAGCCTATGGACCGGTTTTCTCATGCGTCCGACCGGACCGTGTCAGAACGCCTTGCAATGGCACGAAATATTTTCGATGACTTTTACGCACTCTTCGAACGGCAGGAGCAAGCCATACGGCGTTTACCTAAAGATGATATCGAAAGTTTGATACAGATTGACGTAGCTTTCCAAAAAAACTTCGATGAGCGGAAAAAAATCCTGTTGGGGCTTTTTCCCAATCCGGGCGAAGAAAGATTTAAAACTTTGGTTCATGATTTAAAGAGCTCGGTGGAACAACTGCGGACCGCTATTCAGTTGGAAACGGAAGCGGGGATTTCGGATTTTCGCGAACAAAAAATGACTTGGCAAAAGGCCATCGATGCCATCCCTTCTGCACAGAGTTTTTCAGAAGTAACTATTTTTGGCGGAAACTCCTATCCGGAAAATTTTATCAAAGCTGAATTGGCCAAAAATTTTGTCGCGTGGATACGCGCCCACCATCCCGCTTCACAGAGTCTGGAAGAGGGAGGTGTCTGGTTGGTAACCTTCTCCAAAAAAACAGCCGCAGATAGCATTGAAAAAGAAATCGCCCTGCATGATTCACCCTGGCCGCCGGATCCGAAGAACGATCCGGTATTGAAGATGTCTCTCTCCATACTGGGTTTGACTCTGCATTCGGTCGAGGCAGATGAGATCATTGTTCTTCGCATCGGGCCTTTCAGAGAAAAATCGGAAGTAGAATTGAAGAAATGGCGTGCGCTGGCGGAGGGTGTGGATCGACCAAAAGCCATGGCCGCCTTGGGACAACTTGCCGTGAGAGCCATGGTTGAAGGAGAAACAGCTTGGCAACATCTTTCTGAAATCTCGGGAGGGACTTCAGAAATGGCGGGGCCCGCATGGACTCTTTTGAAGGTTTGGAGAGAGATCAAACAAATGGCTAAGATAACAACTCGTAAAGAATTGGCACAGATGGTCCATCGAATGCTTCAGAAAGAGCACGATCAAATCATTGAATCTCTCAAGGAGAACCAACCACTAAAAGAAATTTGCAGAAGAATGGTCGACTTTTCATGGGGAGTCAGTGCTTTTGTGGATGCGTTTGAGAAACAAATGGAAGAAAGAAATAAAGAGTGGAAAACCGATCCCGAAGCCTCAGCAATGTTTCACGATGATATCGACAATCGTCTCAATTATTTTGCCCTGACGGGACAGAGCGGATTAAAACCGGTGGCACCGGAACAAAGAGAGACCATCCAGATGCATCTCCGGGACCTGCTTGTAAGAACGGGCCTCATGGGGACCGGCCCCGATGAACTTTTGAGAATTGTACATCAGGCGGTCATGCAAAATGTGTTGGCCCATATTATGGGAATCAAACTCCAAATTGATGTGCCCCACGGCATTATCCTGAAAATGGGCGATGAACAAAGAAGTACACTGGGGACCAGCCTCGGAGAATTAATTAATAACGCCATCAAACATGCTGATGGAAAAGAAGTGACAATCAAAGTGAGTTGGAACGCGAAAGATAAAAAAATTACGGTTTCAGATGATGGCCACGGAATAGCCGAGCCCGAAAAAGTCTGGGAAAAAGGTTTTCGCGAAAAATCTGCAGGGAACGTTTCAGGAAATGGCGATGGACTTTATCTTGTGCGCGAACGTTTGCGAGCCATGGGAGGAGATATCCAAGTAACTTCTGAAATAGGGAAAGGGTCCACTTTTGAAATCTCTCTCCCATCCGACATGGTTTCTGTTGAGAAATAA
- a CDS encoding mechanosensitive ion channel, producing MKWRVVPPDIMNNPILYIVLIILLLTYGVMARRHLHLPKIQLGFFLLFCLLKITGYYAGHFPGILSKPILDVLALLALCFGIIRNSITLFIEYVIGPKKAITIPAITRDVVLVVLYLIVVMIVLREKLNIDVTSLVATSAILTAVIGLALQDTLGNLFSGLALNIEKPYKLGDWVNFDKYKGQIHGINWRSTILLTPEHEMIVVPNNVISRSHIVNYSDPSTLLISSFNIGLDYNIPPNKVSTVILSVLKKHPRVLADKPMEVRLVSYDAYSIQYQVRYWVDIAQGGSDTIKSEIMKRLWYQLRRENISIPYPVQVQYNGGEISGEASLVPVKTFLQRIEFFQTLSPIDRDILVQSITPLQFAGGEVIFNQSAAGETMYIITEGECDIRVKNSTGKEKSVSTLMPGDFFGEMSLMTGEPRKATVVAKTDVLLYEIAKGPILKLLEANPKLSEIFSEHLARRETERLKVISELETTEKFEVEHPPTAKQILQKIKAFFRI from the coding sequence ATGAAGTGGCGAGTCGTTCCCCCCGATATTATGAACAATCCCATTTTATACATCGTTCTTATTATTTTACTGCTCACTTATGGCGTGATGGCGCGGCGCCACCTTCATCTCCCCAAAATTCAGTTGGGCTTTTTTCTTCTGTTCTGCCTTCTGAAAATTACGGGTTATTATGCCGGTCATTTCCCCGGTATTTTGAGCAAACCGATTCTGGATGTTTTGGCACTGCTGGCTCTTTGCTTCGGCATCATCCGCAACAGCATCACCCTTTTTATTGAATATGTCATCGGTCCCAAGAAGGCGATCACCATTCCCGCCATCACGCGCGATGTGGTGCTCGTGGTTTTGTATCTCATTGTGGTGATGATTGTTCTGCGCGAAAAACTCAACATTGATGTCACTTCTTTGGTGGCCACTTCCGCCATTTTAACGGCCGTCATTGGTTTGGCATTGCAGGACACGTTGGGAAATCTCTTTTCGGGACTTGCACTCAATATTGAAAAACCCTACAAACTGGGAGACTGGGTTAACTTTGACAAATACAAGGGACAGATTCACGGCATCAACTGGCGCTCCACCATTCTCCTCACGCCGGAACACGAAATGATTGTCGTGCCAAACAATGTGATTTCAAGAAGCCACATTGTTAATTACAGCGATCCCTCCACGCTTTTGATTTCCTCATTTAATATCGGCCTCGATTACAATATTCCCCCCAACAAAGTTTCCACCGTGATTTTGTCGGTGCTTAAAAAGCATCCCAGAGTGCTGGCGGATAAACCCATGGAAGTCCGGCTTGTTTCTTATGATGCCTATTCCATTCAGTATCAGGTCCGCTATTGGGTCGATATTGCACAGGGTGGGTCCGACACAATCAAGTCCGAAATCATGAAACGGCTTTGGTACCAACTGCGGCGTGAAAATATTTCAATCCCATATCCCGTTCAGGTGCAATACAATGGCGGAGAAATATCAGGAGAAGCATCGCTGGTACCCGTAAAAACTTTTTTGCAAAGAATCGAATTTTTCCAGACCCTCTCTCCCATTGACCGCGACATACTGGTGCAATCCATTACCCCGCTTCAGTTTGCAGGCGGCGAAGTCATTTTCAATCAGTCTGCGGCGGGAGAAACCATGTACATTATCACTGAGGGTGAGTGTGATATCCGCGTGAAAAATTCCACCGGAAAAGAAAAGAGTGTGTCCACGCTGATGCCCGGAGATTTTTTTGGTGAAATGTCGCTGATGACCGGCGAACCCCGCAAAGCAACCGTTGTTGCAAAAACCGATGTCCTTCTTTATGAAATTGCGAAGGGACCCATATTAAAACTTTTGGAAGCAAATCCAAAACTCTCCGAAATTTTCAGCGAACATCTGGCCAGACGGGAAACCGAACGGTTGAAAGTCATTTCAGAACTCGAAACAACTGAAAAATTCGAAGTGGAACATCCCCCCACCGCCAAACAAATTTTGCAGAAGATCAAAGCTTTCTTTAGGATTTAG